Proteins from a genomic interval of Hydrogenophaga sp. PAMC20947:
- a CDS encoding DUF1345 domain-containing protein — translation MKHLLHHFRTRPRLLGAMMIGLVLALLLPSRLPWVTRSLLGWNVAVWLYLLLMGWLMLRADHDKLHRDALAQAEDAATVLAVVVFAAVASLAGTVLELSAAKLPGAAHEWRHVMFAATTVLGGWLLLPTLFTLTYASAYYRPLHGGGLRFPDIDPAFRPSYTDFLYFSFTIAVASQTADIAVTSRPMRRLVLLQSLVSFGFNTAVLALTINIEASMF, via the coding sequence ATGAAACACCTGCTGCACCATTTCCGAACCCGCCCTCGCCTGCTTGGCGCCATGATGATCGGGCTGGTCCTGGCGCTGCTGTTGCCCAGCAGACTGCCGTGGGTCACCCGAAGCCTGCTGGGCTGGAACGTCGCCGTGTGGTTGTACCTGCTGCTCATGGGTTGGCTGATGCTGCGCGCTGACCACGACAAACTGCACCGCGATGCGCTGGCCCAGGCCGAAGACGCCGCCACCGTGCTGGCTGTGGTGGTGTTCGCGGCTGTGGCCAGTTTGGCCGGCACGGTGCTGGAACTGTCGGCCGCCAAGTTGCCGGGCGCGGCGCACGAATGGCGCCATGTGATGTTCGCCGCCACCACCGTGCTTGGCGGCTGGCTGCTGTTGCCCACGCTGTTCACCCTCACCTACGCCAGCGCCTACTACCGACCTTTGCACGGCGGTGGTCTCAGGTTCCCCGACATCGATCCCGCGTTTCGACCCAGCTACACCGACTTCCTCTACTTTTCCTTCACCATCGCCGTGGCCTCGCAAACGGCTGATATTGCTGTGACCTCGCGCCCCATGCGGCGCCTGGTCCTGCTGCAGTCGCTGGTGTCATTTGGCTTCAACACCGCGGTGCTCGCGCTCACCATCAACATCGAGGCCAGCATGTTCTAA